ACCGTGAAGGGGAAGCGCGTCGTGGCCTACCGCGACGAGCAGAACATCGATCACGAATCCCCGACCGAGACCTATGTCGCGCTCCAGCTCAACATCGACAACTGGCGCTGGGCCGGCGTGCCGTTCTTCATGCGGGTGGGCAAGCGCCTCTCGGGCGGCGGCACGCAGATCGCGCTCCATTTCAAGGGTTCGCCGCCGGTGCTCTTCAACGCCGACGGCGATAATGGCGAGAACGTGCTCGTGATCCGCATCCAGCCGGATGAGGGCATCACGCTGCACATGAATGCCAAGCGCCCGGGAAATACCTCGGACCTGCATCCCGTGCGGATGGATTTCCATTACGGCACGAGTTTCGACAAGGCGAACCCCGAAGCCTACGAGCGCCTGCTGCTCGATGCCATGAGCGGCGACGCCACCCTTTTCGCCCGGCGCGACGAGGTCGAGGAAGCCTGGAAATTCGTCGACGCCATTCGCGACGAATGGATGAAGGATTCCGCCGACCTGACTTTCTACCCGGCCGGCACCGCCGGACCTTCCGAGGCGGACGATCTGATTCGTCGGTTCGGATTCGAGTGGAGACCGATCTAACCGCGAGTTCTCGCAATCACATCATGAAACCCCGCGAAATCGCTCGCTCCGGACTCGAGGGCGAGGATTCCGCGCAACGAACCTGGCACCGAAAAAATGCCGGAGCGCCGTCCGTCGGCCCCCGGCCAACCACATTGCTCATATGACCATTACCGCCACCGCCGTCAGTCAGCTGGATCAACTCAAGGAATTCACGACGGTCGTCGCCGACACGGGGGATTTCGAATCGATCAAGGCGTATTCGCCGGAGGACGCGACGACGAATCCGTCGCTGATCTTCAAGGCGGTGCAGCAGGAGGAATACAAGCCGCTGCTGGCCAGGGCGATCGCGGACAACAAGGACTCGTCGCTGGCGGCCTCGAAGCTCGCCGACAAGGTGATCGACGACCTGCTCATCCTGTTTGGGACGGAGATCCTGAAGATCGTGCCCGGCCGCGTCTCGACGGAAGTCGACGCCCGCCTGTCCTTCGACACGGAGGCGACGATCGAGAAGGCGCGCTACCTCATCGGCCTCTACGAAAAGGCCGGCATCTCCCGCGAGCGCGTGCTCATCAAGATCGCGTCGACATGGGAAGGCATCAAAGCCGCG
This is a stretch of genomic DNA from Chthoniobacterales bacterium. It encodes these proteins:
- the tal gene encoding transaldolase, with protein sequence MTITATAVSQLDQLKEFTTVVADTGDFESIKAYSPEDATTNPSLIFKAVQQEEYKPLLARAIADNKDSSLAASKLADKVIDDLLILFGTEILKIVPGRVSTEVDARLSFDTEATIEKARYLIGLYEKAGISRERVLIKIASTWEGIKAAEVVQKEGINCNLTLLFSLPQAIACAESGIRLISPFVGRIYDYYKATTGKEYTGAEDPGVQSVQTIYNYYKKFGYETQVMGASFRNVSQIVELAGSDLLTISPDLLQKLADSDAPVERKLSVETAKASDIEKIAVDEKTFRWLLNED